In Crinalium epipsammum PCC 9333, the genomic window CTTTGTAGGCTCTTGGCGAATCAGGGAAATCGCTTCTCCAATAATCAACGGCTGTATTGCGCCTGATACTGCCAAAGGCACTAGCAATACTAAGGAAATACTTAGTTCCCGCCCACTGCGACGGGCGTATGGTACTAAGCGCAGAAATAACCGCCAATCAGTTTCGCGATCGCTCGTTAATAATTTTCCATCAGAGGAATTTCTCTGATTTGATACAACCTTTGTCTTTGGCGACCTACTCATGCAACAACCTTAGCAATGCTTGACATTTTATCAAATAGGATGATCAAACTACAGCCAGCGTAGAGTCCCGAATTTGCTCAACTAACTGATTGAGGTTTCCTGTGTTGAGGCGATAACTTAGAGGATGGGCAATTAACCTGGCTGTGCTTTGAAATAATACTTCAATTTCAATCAAGCCGTTTTCTTTAAGGGTGCGACCCGTGGAAACTAAATCAACTATTGCCTCAGACATCCCTGTAATTGGTCCTAATTCTACCGAACCAGAGAGAGGCACAATTTCTACAGGCAAATCTAAGCTGTTGAAGTATTCACGGGCGCAATGAACAAACTTTGAGGCAACTCGACCGTGTGGTGGTAATTCTAATACAGAACGATAGGGACTTAACTCTTTTACGGCTACCGACAAACGACAACCACCAAACTTTAAGTCAACTAAATGAGCAACTTGGGATGTTTTCTCCTTCAAAACGTCATACCCAACAATTCCCAATTGTGCCTGACCATATTCTACATACACCGGAACGTCTTGCGCTCTGACTAACAAAGCTTTGGCAGTGTTAGTAGGGTCATAAATTTGAAGCTGACGATTAGTTTTGTCCAGAAAAGCACTGAAGTCTAATCCAACAGCTTGTAGAAGGCGGATGCTATCAGATAAGAGTGCGCCTTTCGGCAATGCAACGGTAATCATGGATAAATTGTGAGTTTGATTAATAAATATCAGTAAGCGCGTTAGCGTAGCCTGCGTGTAGCGCATAGCTGTCCAAAGGAATCGCATCAACAGCGCTCACAAATTTTATACTAAGTTAGTTGTACCTGAAGAATATAATCTTCAGCAAAAAGTAAAATTACTTCCCAATATGGTAGTTGCTTGGTTTAGAAACTCAGCAACAAAATATTCATAATTTTCAATTTTAATTTACGGCAGAGCAAGAAAGTGCGAATTCTTTTGGTTGATGATGAGGTAGAGTTAACCATCCCTCTAAGTCGTGTATTAAATCGCGAGGGGTACACTGTTGATGTTGCTGACGATGGCACAGTTGGTAGCGAGTTGGCAACTCAGGGTGATTATGATTTGTTGATTTTAGATTGGATGTTGCCCCAAACTACAGGATTGCAGATTTGCCAACAGTTGCGATCGCAGGGTAAAACAACACCCGTTCTCTTTCTCACTGCTAAGGACACTATAGACGATCGCGTACAAGGATTAGATGCTGGTGCAGATGACTATCTAGTTAAACCTTTTGAACTTAGGGAGTTACTAGCACGAGTACGCGCCCTGCTACGTCGAGCAACTACACCTGATACTACTACAACTGCAAGAATGCAAGTAGCAGATCTAGAACTCGATTTGGATAATCAACTAGCTTATCGTCAAGGACGCACTATTGAGCTATCAGAAAAAGAAAGCCGCCTTTTGGAATATTTCATCCGTAACACAAATCAACTATTAACCCATACCCAAATTTATCAGCACTTATGGGGAGACGGAGAACCGCCTAGTAGTAACGTTTTAGCTGCATTTATTAGATTACTGCGACGGAAGATAGAAGCTAATGGTGAAACAACTTTAATTCACACAGTTTACGGCAAAGGTTATCGCTTTGGTTCTGGGGCTGAAATAACTTAATAAAACCAGGTTGTCCGTGCGTAAGCCCTAATTTTGTTAACCTACTTATAGGGCAAAATATGGAGATCCCGATCCATTATTTTGTGGTGAACTTTTTAGTTAGAAAAGTAGTTTTCTAGCAAATCATTCTTCTGTAAAATGGTTTCTATTACCCAGCCTGGGCATTTTTTGGTGATGGTAGTGCTTTTAGTCTGAACCAGTTGCCCATCAGCATCTAGAATATTTTCAGTTATAGTTTCTGTTGCTCCATTAACTATGTAATCCTCTAATACCTGAATTGCTTTTGTTTTTAAAGATTGTAAACTATCTTCTAATTGAGCAGGACTTAAGGTTTGGGAATTTTGTTCCCTTGGTCGATCACAAATACTTTCAATGGGAAGGTTTTCTTTGGTCTTAAAATTATATTTCTCTACCTTTGACTCACTACTAGAATCAATGCTTGGTGAGGTGGAATTTTTAGAGCTAGGAGAAGCAGTTGAATTGACAGGCTGAGTCGCCTGCGGAGAATTAAAATTCGTTAGTTTAGAGTCTGAATTGGACTGCTCTTTTAAATTATGAGCTTCCTGCATTGAAGGTAAAATTTTAGTAGGAGATGCCTGAAAGTTAGTACAATCCGCTTGCTGAGTATTAACTTTATCTAAACTATTTATATCTCTATCTGAATCTGAGTTTGGTTGAACTAAGTTTTGTTTCTTGGGTGGATGAGTATTTTTATCTGCCTTACTAATCCATATTGCTTGATCACCGCTATTCAAAGTTAGTTCGCCCAGTAAAGTTTTAATATAAAAAGTTCCTTGGTCGCTGGTTATTTCGGAAATTGGATACCATCTATTTTTAAAATAAATCAGAATCTCCATCCGAATCTCATGCTTATGAGAATTGCGTTCACCCATCCACCAATTTCTCCAAAGCAATACTGCTGTTGTCGAATTAACTTTGTAGCCTTGGGGAGGAATATATTGTTGGTACTCAACAAATCCTTTATGATGGGATTTTCCTTTTAAAATAAAATGATTTTCCGATAAAACTTCATGAAATAGTTCATTATATTGGGAGCCAGATCGAATTAAAACTGAAGCTGGTTTAGTATTAAGCGTATAAAGCCCAATAATTACGCCTTGACGGGTAGATAATTCTATACGTTCAGAACCAAAATCAATTCTAAGATTTTGATTAGCTAATAGTTTAGTTTCTCCTTTAACAAATTTTTTAATTAAATTCGCATCGTCTAAAATTGAAGGAGTTTTTCTTTCATCATCTTGATGGTTTTTAATAAGATTAGTGTTAAATTCAGCTTCTAATTTATCTAGCTCTTTAGGATTTGAAGCTATAGAAGATTTGTTAATAGATTCGATAGATTGTACCATTGTTAAACTCTTTAAAAAATTAAGGTAAATAATCTAAATTAAGCTTTAATTTTGTTAATCAAAACTTGATTTTTCGCGCTTGATTAGTGAATAAGCTAATGTTCAAAAAATAAATATTGATACTTTGCTTTTGCCAAGTAATATTTATTAATTTATGATAAATACGAGTTGGTTTTGGACACGAAGCATAAGACTTACCTATGGGTTGTTAGAGTATTTCAGGCTTTTTTTGAGTTTTATACCTATATATTACGAGATATGTTAGCAAATTACTTCAGTATAATTACTGAACAACTAAGGTAAAAATCTAATTTAGAGCAAGATTGCTTTTAAAACTACTTCATCAGTTTTAATTTGTAGATAAATTGTCCATAAAGCTGATTAATTGATTAATTTTGATTTGTAACTTAGCTCGTAAACTTTGCGCCTGTTGATAAATTGCCGAGCCTTCTGTATCGGCGGAGGTTTGGACTGCTTGCTCTGAAATGGCTGAATTTGTTTGTAGCCAAGGTTGATAAACAGGTTGAACTTCGTACTGTAGGCGAGTTTTCATTGCCCAAACTCCCATTGAAGGGAAGAAAACGAAAGCAATCATTAATAGGGAGATAGGTAAGAAGGGCAGTTTTAAACGCCTTGCACCTGATTTAAAGTTAAATGCCCAAGAGTGCAAAGTTTCGTTACCAATACAAACAACAGGCAAAATGGGAATATGGTAGCGATCGCTCAACCGGATAAAACTCGGATGAAATGTTTCTAATTTGTAACGTTTGCGCCAACCTTTAGCAGGACCGCGCAAACCTTCGGGGGCATAAAGTAAAATAGTCTGTTGTGCGATCGCTTCTTCAAAACTATCGGCTTGTGCTGGTATACCACCCAAAACCTTAGACCACCCAGGCGGTAGCCACCAAATCAACCAAGGATGATTAAACAACGTTACATGAGCTAACGGTTGCACCACCCATCCGCGTGTTTGGCTTAATAAATAACCTAATCCTAAAAAATCCCAGGGAAAACACATCCCAGCATGATTCATTGCCACAATTAATGGTCCAGTTTGTGGTAAATTGTCAAGTCCTGCAAGATCTGCACGAAAATAATATTTAACTATTGGAGTTAGTACTTCATCTCGAAAAGCTTGTTGATAATTGGGAGCAAATTCACCAACTTCAGAACGAGGTGAACGACAACCCAGGCGCAACCACCGAAGTAATAAAGCTAGATAAAATCCCAAAGGAATTAAAAATAAACCATATTCCAACCAATTCCAACCATCAGGATCTTGATGATATTTTTGCCAGTGGCGGTTAAATAAAATCAGCCACCCTGGAGGATACCAGAGACAAAACCAATCAAACCAACTAAATTTAAAATTGTGAATACTCCCAGCCACGCCATTATTAATCTTGCAATTCTCGGTCAATTTTACCGACCTCAATCAAATCTTGCGATTGTCTTTGGCGCTATCTTAGCTGATATACCTATCTTTATCTTCTACCTTTGGTCAAGATTTATTGAACGGATACCCGCAGAGGAAATCTGGTCAAAAGCTTACTATCAACCTTTTTGGCAAAATATTATTGCTACTTTCCATTCAATTCCCCTAGCCGTGATCGGGATAATTATCGCTCACTATTTAGGATGGGAACCGATGAAAGTAATATTTATTAGTTTAGTGCTGCATTCTTTGGGTGATTTACCAGTACACAATGATGATGCACATCGGCACTTTTTCCCCTTCAGCAATTATCGTTTTATTAGTCCGATATCTTACTGGGATGTAACTAAACATAGCAGAATTGTTAGCTTAGTTGAGCGTTTACTGGTCTTAGCTTCGACCATATACGCCTTTCCCTTGGTTCATTCCTACATTGGCAAAGGGTTAATGATTGTGGTGAATGTGTTTTATTTTATAACCTCCTTGTATTTCTATGCTATTAAATAAAAAAATATTAATAGCCTATCTTTCAAAATCTCTTTGATGTGAATAAACTTCTATTGTGGCTTTGTCGTTAGCATTATTTATCAAAGAATTGGGTTTAAAACCCCGTCCTTTAACGTAGTGGAGGACGGCTTTTCCTGGTTTTGAATATAAGATTTTAAGATTTCTAAGGGCGCTCCACCAACTGAAGAAACAAAATAACTAGGCGACCACAAAGCATCTTTCCCATAAGGCTTTTCAAACCCTGCTTGACCATATCTACGGCTTGAAACTCCTTTAACAGCATTAACTATTTGAGAAATGGATAGTTTAGGCGGATATTCAAGCAAAACGTGGATATGGTCGGATTCTCCATTGAATTCCAACACTTTGAAATTCATTTTTAAAGCAACTTCTCTAAAAGATTTTTCAATTAAATTCAAGCTTTCAATAGTAAAAATCTGGCGACGATATTTCGCTACACAGACCAAGTGTATTTTTAAGTCTGAAATACTGTGCCGTTCATGGCGCAAATTACTTGACATATTAGGATGACCTAGTTAAAATAACATTACAGACCCATTCAGTATAGCGCATGAAATCAAGGTATCAATACAGAATCTATCCAACCAACCAACAGAAGAAGCATTTAGCTCAACTGTTCGGTTGTGTGCGGGTAGTTTTTAATGATGCTTTGGCATATTGTCAAGAGAAGTATAAGAAGGGTGAGAAAAAACCAAATAACACAGAACTTTCTCGTCGGTTAACTGAGCTTAAAAAGACGGAAGAGAAAATCTGGTTAGGGGAAGTTTCATCAATTCCTTTGCAACAAAGCTTAAGGGATTTAGACCAAGCTTACCAAAACTTTTTTAATTCTTGTAAGGGAGAGAGAAAAGGCAAAAAGATCAGACCTCCTAAATTTAAAAAACGTAAATCAAAACAATCTGCTAAGTTTACAAATAATGGCTTTAAAATCAACCATGATACAGTCTATTTGCCTAAAATAGGTGATTTAGATATAGTCTGGAGTCGTCCCTTACCATCTGAATCGTCATCTCTTACTGTCATAAAAGATGCTGCTGATAGATACTTTTTGAGTTTTGTAGTTGAAATCATTCCAGAAATTTTACCAGATAACGGTAAGAGTATTGGGATTGATTTAGGAATCATTGATTTCGCTACTTTTAGTAATGGTGAGAAGATTAAAGCCCCTAAACCCTTAAAGAAAAAACTCAAAAAGTTAAACCGATTACAGCGTAGGTTTTCTCAGACAATTAAAGGGAGTAAAAGACGTGAGGTAGCGCGTAAGAAAATAGCGCGATTACACGCAAAAATATCTGATACCCGAAAGGACTTTCTGCACAAACTATCAACTAAGGTAATTCGTGAGAATCAAACGATTGCTCTAGAAGATTTAAATGTTTCGGGCATGGTTAGAAACCGTAAATTATCCCGTGCTATTTCAGATTTAGGATGGCGTAGTTTTAGGACTATGATTGAGGCTAAAGGTGAAAAACATGGGCGTGATTTGCGGATAATTAACCGATGGGAGGCAACATCTCAAAAATGCTCGTGTTGTGGTCAAAAAGGTGGAAAAAAAGAGCTTTCAGTTAGAGAGTGGACTTGCCTTTTTTGCGATACTAAACATGATCGAGATGTTAATGCTTCTGTGAATATATTAAACGTCGCGGTAGGACATATCGAGACGAAAAATGGACGACGGAGGAAGTGTCAGACTGGCGTAAAGTCAGCAGTTTCCAGTGATGCGTCAACCCACCTAGAACCTATACAATTAAGTTTGTTTGGGTAGATTGGAATCCCCGACCGTTCACGGCGAGGTGGATGTCAATAACTCAGCAATTTTAATAGTAAGCTGTTGTGTTTCTAAATTTTATATTTGAGAGATGGAGGAGAGAGGGTTATAGGGTTTGATAACTTTTCTCTCAATGTTAAGTTTATTTCCACCCAGCTACCTATATATATTTAGGGCGTGCTTTTTTCTTAGTAGCTTGTGATGTGATGTCTGATGAATTTATTTCACCACTAATTCCTTTTCCTTCATTGCTTAATTTTGGTTGGTGAATTGGGAATTTTACAATAAATTTTGCGCCCTTGCCTTCACCCTCACTATCAGCTTGCACTGTTCCACCATGTAAATCTACTAAATAGCGTACAATTGTTAACCCTAAACCTAGCCCGCCGTGTGTTCTGGTACGTGAACTATCACCTTGTCTAAAATCATCAAAAATATATGGTAAAACTTCAGGTTCAATACCCTGCCCAGTATCAATTACAGTCAGAATAACATTAAATTCCATCTGCTCAAGTTTAATTTCTACACTTCCGCATTGAGGAGTAAACTTGATAGCATTAGAAAGCAGATTGTTAATTATTTGGGGCAAGCGGTCAGGATCACCTAATATTTGACTAATTGAGCTATTAATTGTAGATGTGATCTGAATATTTTTAGCGGCGGCGGCAGGACTTATACTAATAATTGCCGACTTAATAATAGGAGCAATATTAAGTGGTATGAGACGGATGCTAATTTTTTTCCTAATAATTCGTGAAACATCTAAAATATCATCAATTACTCTAGCCTGTTGTTTAGCATTGCGCTCAAGTGTTTCTAGTGCCTTGGTAACTGTCTCTGGCTTGAGTTCGCCTTTGCGGAGCATTTGCGACCAACCGAGGATTGATTGCATAGGTGTGCGGAGTTCGTGAGAAACAATTGCTAAAAATTCATCTTTTAAACGGTTAGCTTCCTGCGCCTGTGTTAAAGCAGCACGTTCTGCTTCATTTAAACGTGCGCGGTCAATTGCTAATGCAGCACGTTCGGCAACAAGTTGTAGTAGTTGCACATCATCTTGGTTGAATTGGCGGGGTAGGAGAGTACCTACTCGGATAACTCCAATTAGTCTGTTATCTAGCAACAGTGGCACACCAAGCAATGACTGAACTTGCTGCTGACTTAAGACGGCATTATATACCTGAGTATAAGCATCTTGCTGAATAATCAACGGCTGATGTTCTAAGGCTATCCGTCCAGCAAAACCTTCACCTATGGGTATGCAAACTTCTCCACCTGCTTCTTCTAATCCTTTAGCAGCCTTGACAACTAGGCAGTTGTGTTGGTAATCCATCATTAAAATTGCTGCTGTATCCGCTCGTAAAATCTCGCTGATGCGGTTAAGTAACTCACGCAGGAGATCTTCGAGAGATAATGGTGCGATCGCAACATCTGTAATTGCCTGAAGACGTTGCACCATCTCGTTAGCTGTTTCTGCCAATGCGCGACTAGCTTGCTCACGCACCAGTAATTGATTACGCTCTGCTTCTAAACGTTTACTTTCAGTAACGTCTCGCGTTACCTTAGCAAAGCCTTTAAGATTTCCTGCTTGATCGCGTAAAGCTGTAATTACAACATTCGCCCAAAACCTTGAACCGTCTTTGCGTACACGCCAACCTTCATCTTCAAATCTACCCGTTTCTGCGGCTAATTTAAGAACTTGTTCTCTCTTACCACTGTTTAACTCTTCTTCAGTATAAAAGCGGGAGAAATGTTGCCCAATAACCTCTCCTATCTGATAACCATTAATTCTTTCTGCTCCTTCATTCCAACTGACAATATATCCTTGTGGATCAAGTCGATAGATGGCATAGTCTTTTATACAGTCAATTAGTAATCTAAAGCCTTCCTCACTATGGCGTAAAGATTCTAAATTCTGTTGTGCCTGTACTTTATTTAACTCAGAGCGTCGTTGGGCTAATTGTAGTGCTGTAATAAAGTAACTGATACACAACGCCTCTAGTAGGAAGATTACCAACCGTAAGCTGTCCCCAACAGAGTTACTCGACCATGCACTGCTTGGTGGTGTCCATAAATAGCCAACAACACCGCCCAACGCCGTCGCCAATAATGCTGACCCAATGCCACCATACCAAGCACTAACCATAATTGGGACAAAAAACACCAGGAAAGGGCTGTCTTCTAGAGCCACCCAAGGTTTTAGCATTAGCTTGAGGAATATAGCGATCGCTACTGTCAAGACAGCAACACCATAACCTTGAACTTGAGAGCGTTTGATATTTAGCATAGAAATGCCTTTTGTGCCTGCCTTAAATTTCATAGGTATTAAGGCACTGAAAATTTTTAATAGCCGAAGCTATTGCTGCACTCCCTATCATAATTTAATATTTTTTGGTGTGATCAACAATACAAATATTATGCGATTATATCTACCTTTAGATAATTACACTCATATAAGAAAAATGCACCAGTCCTGAGTATTAGTTCACCCCATCTAGTTAGAAAAAAAT contains:
- a CDS encoding sensor histidine kinase, with translation MKFKAGTKGISMLNIKRSQVQGYGVAVLTVAIAIFLKLMLKPWVALEDSPFLVFFVPIMVSAWYGGIGSALLATALGGVVGYLWTPPSSAWSSNSVGDSLRLVIFLLEALCISYFITALQLAQRRSELNKVQAQQNLESLRHSEEGFRLLIDCIKDYAIYRLDPQGYIVSWNEGAERINGYQIGEVIGQHFSRFYTEEELNSGKREQVLKLAAETGRFEDEGWRVRKDGSRFWANVVITALRDQAGNLKGFAKVTRDVTESKRLEAERNQLLVREQASRALAETANEMVQRLQAITDVAIAPLSLEDLLRELLNRISEILRADTAAILMMDYQHNCLVVKAAKGLEEAGGEVCIPIGEGFAGRIALEHQPLIIQQDAYTQVYNAVLSQQQVQSLLGVPLLLDNRLIGVIRVGTLLPRQFNQDDVQLLQLVAERAALAIDRARLNEAERAALTQAQEANRLKDEFLAIVSHELRTPMQSILGWSQMLRKGELKPETVTKALETLERNAKQQARVIDDILDVSRIIRKKISIRLIPLNIAPIIKSAIISISPAAAAKNIQITSTINSSISQILGDPDRLPQIINNLLSNAIKFTPQCGSVEIKLEQMEFNVILTVIDTGQGIEPEVLPYIFDDFRQGDSSRTRTHGGLGLGLTIVRYLVDLHGGTVQADSEGEGKGAKFIVKFPIHQPKLSNEGKGISGEINSSDITSQATKKKARPKYI
- a CDS encoding 1-acyl-sn-glycerol-3-phosphate acyltransferase; the protein is MAGSIHNFKFSWFDWFCLWYPPGWLILFNRHWQKYHQDPDGWNWLEYGLFLIPLGFYLALLLRWLRLGCRSPRSEVGEFAPNYQQAFRDEVLTPIVKYYFRADLAGLDNLPQTGPLIVAMNHAGMCFPWDFLGLGYLLSQTRGWVVQPLAHVTLFNHPWLIWWLPPGWSKVLGGIPAQADSFEEAIAQQTILLYAPEGLRGPAKGWRKRYKLETFHPSFIRLSDRYHIPILPVVCIGNETLHSWAFNFKSGARRLKLPFLPISLLMIAFVFFPSMGVWAMKTRLQYEVQPVYQPWLQTNSAISEQAVQTSADTEGSAIYQQAQSLRAKLQIKINQLISFMDNLSTN
- a CDS encoding RNA-guided endonuclease InsQ/TnpB family protein: MKSRYQYRIYPTNQQKKHLAQLFGCVRVVFNDALAYCQEKYKKGEKKPNNTELSRRLTELKKTEEKIWLGEVSSIPLQQSLRDLDQAYQNFFNSCKGERKGKKIRPPKFKKRKSKQSAKFTNNGFKINHDTVYLPKIGDLDIVWSRPLPSESSSLTVIKDAADRYFLSFVVEIIPEILPDNGKSIGIDLGIIDFATFSNGEKIKAPKPLKKKLKKLNRLQRRFSQTIKGSKRREVARKKIARLHAKISDTRKDFLHKLSTKVIRENQTIALEDLNVSGMVRNRKLSRAISDLGWRSFRTMIEAKGEKHGRDLRIINRWEATSQKCSCCGQKGGKKELSVREWTCLFCDTKHDRDVNASVNILNVAVGHIETKNGRRRKCQTGVKSAVSSDASTHLEPIQLSLFG
- the tnpA gene encoding IS200/IS605 family transposase, producing the protein MSSNLRHERHSISDLKIHLVCVAKYRRQIFTIESLNLIEKSFREVALKMNFKVLEFNGESDHIHVLLEYPPKLSISQIVNAVKGVSSRRYGQAGFEKPYGKDALWSPSYFVSSVGGAPLEILKSYIQNQEKPSSTTLKDGVLNPIL
- the hisG gene encoding ATP phosphoribosyltransferase; the protein is MITVALPKGALLSDSIRLLQAVGLDFSAFLDKTNRQLQIYDPTNTAKALLVRAQDVPVYVEYGQAQLGIVGYDVLKEKTSQVAHLVDLKFGGCRLSVAVKELSPYRSVLELPPHGRVASKFVHCAREYFNSLDLPVEIVPLSGSVELGPITGMSEAIVDLVSTGRTLKENGLIEIEVLFQSTARLIAHPLSYRLNTGNLNQLVEQIRDSTLAVV
- the rppA gene encoding two-component system response regulator RppA, giving the protein MRILLVDDEVELTIPLSRVLNREGYTVDVADDGTVGSELATQGDYDLLILDWMLPQTTGLQICQQLRSQGKTTPVLFLTAKDTIDDRVQGLDAGADDYLVKPFELRELLARVRALLRRATTPDTTTTARMQVADLELDLDNQLAYRQGRTIELSEKESRLLEYFIRNTNQLLTHTQIYQHLWGDGEPPSSNVLAAFIRLLRRKIEANGETTLIHTVYGKGYRFGSGAEIT